From the genome of Candidatus Deferrimicrobium sp.:
GCCCACTACCTGCGCAAGGAGGGGTTCTCCACGGTCCTCGCGCCCGACGGTGAAACGGCGATCCTCAAGGCGAGGAAAGAGAAGCCGGACCTGGTCCTCCTCGACATCCTTCTCCCGAACGCCGACGGGCTGGAAGTGCTGCGGACGATCCGGTCGGACGACACGATCGGCCGGACGCCGGTCGTGATGCTCACCGCGAAGGGGGACGAGACGGACCGAGTCGTCGGGCTGGAGCTGGGCGCCGACGACTACATCCTCAAACCGTTCAGCCCAAGGGAGGTCGTGGCCCGGATCAAGGCGATCCTGCGCCGCACCCGTCCCGCCATGGGCGAGCCCGGGCAGGCCCCCTTGACCTGCGGGGAGCTGCGGATGGACGTGGACCGCCACGAGGTCCGGTGCCGGGGGAATCCGGTCGCTCTTACCTCCAGGGAATTCCGTGTCCTTCAGGCGCTCCTCTCCTCTTCGGGGCGCGTTCTCTCCCGCGA
Proteins encoded in this window:
- a CDS encoding response regulator transcription factor, encoding MGRESENPETALPRTILVVEDEKEIRDLLAHYLRKEGFSTVLAPDGETAILKARKEKPDLVLLDILLPNADGLEVLRTIRSDDTIGRTPVVMLTAKGDETDRVVGLELGADDYILKPFSPREVVARIKAILRRTRPAMGEPGQAPLTCGELRMDVDRHEVRCRGNPVALTSREFRVLQALLSSSGRVLSREAILSKVWGNDTHVIDRTVDVHIAKLRQKIPFLAEAIETVKDVGYKLREIGAG